The sequence GACGGTCGAAACGCATGTGAGCGCCGTTCTGCGGAAACTGCAGTTGTCCAACCGGGCGGAGCTGACCCGTTGGGCGGCGCGGCGGAACCTCCTTTGAGCTCTGCGCCCGGAGGCGGCCTGCCATCAATGCCGCGCAACGTTTGGATCTTGGCGGGGATTGGCCTGGCCGTGGCGATCGGGTTCGGCGTGGTCAACCCTGTGCTCCCGGTCTTTGCGGCCTCCTTTGGCGTCAACGAGTTGGCCGCCGCAGCGGTTGTGAGCGCTTTCGCGCTGATGCGCCTGGTGTTCGCCCCGGCTGTTGGCCCGTTGACCGACCGTTGGGGGCACCGGTTCGTTCTGCTGGCGGGCGTGCTGATCGTGGCGGTGTCTTCGCTGGCGGTCGGCTACGCGCGATCCTATGCGCAGATGATTGTTTTCCGGGGCCTGGGCGGGTTGGGTTCCGCGATGTTCTCCGTTTCGGCCATGACGATCCTGTTGTCCTCGGTGGACGCGGACCGGCGCGGGCGCGCCTCGGCGGTGTACCAGGGATCATTCCTGGTCGGGGCGGTGGCGGGCCCCGCGTTGGGCGGCCTGTTCGGCGCCATCTCGCTCCGCGCCCCGTTCTTCTTCTATTCGATCACCCTGGGCGCGGCGGCGGCGGTGTCGCTGGGCTTGGCGCCCATCACCGGCGACCGGCCGCTTGCGGCCCGGCCCGACCGGACGACGCCCGGGGCCGCCGCCGGCGCGGCGGGTTCGGCTGCGGGCGTGTCGGTCCCGGACGAGCAGGCCGGGAATGGTGGTCTGGATTCCCCCGGTGGGCCGGTCTCGGCCGGGGATGGCGGGGCTGACGGCGTCGGGCGGGGGCCGAGCCTGTCGGAAGGGGAAGACGGGGGTGACCGGACGGCATCGGGCGGGGTGGCGAGGCCGCTGCGCGAGGTGGTGCGGGACCGGCGGTACCAGGC is a genomic window of Bifidobacteriaceae bacterium containing:
- a CDS encoding MFS transporter; this encodes MPRNVWILAGIGLAVAIGFGVVNPVLPVFAASFGVNELAAAAVVSAFALMRLVFAPAVGPLTDRWGHRFVLLAGVLIVAVSSLAVGYARSYAQMIVFRGLGGLGSAMFSVSAMTILLSSVDADRRGRASAVYQGSFLVGAVAGPALGGLFGAISLRAPFFFYSITLGAAAAVSLGLAPITGDRPLAARPDRTTPGAAAGAAGSAAGVSVPDEQAGNGGLDSPGGPVSAGDGGADGVGRGPSLSEGEDGGDRTASGGVARPLREVVRDRRYQAALLAHLAQGWNTNGTRGALIPLFVAAYLAADESQAVLWAGIAMSVGAIVQVGAIWPSGVVVDRIGRRGPMVIGALVAAGAMAALPISRSLAVLAAVLSVYAIGAALIGTAPAAAVGDAAGPGGTRAIALYSMAGDTGSVVGPLVAGYLAAHFSYVTACAAGALLWLASALVSAAMRRPGADRRLP